The window TGTAAGCTCCTGACGTAATGGTTTGATCATCAGAATTTGTTCAAAAACTGTTTAGAGCAAAGTGAACGAGACAATGGACATGGTGTGAAAGCGAGCAGTTTGTTATCTTTATTGATGACTGATGATGTGATTACATACGCCTGTCCGGTTAACCGAAGCAACAGTTGCCAAAGGAACTGCAAGCAGAGTCCGCTTCCGTTAGGCCAAATGGGGCTTGCAGGACCATTTACAGAAATACACGATGTTTACCAGGCGCATATCTCAACTCATTGCCACAACTGAGTTCCTCATTAAGAGCTACGATCAAGAATCCTCCGATGAACAAAGCCTAGGGAGTTCCTAGCAAGGAATTCACGTCTCAAAGGTAATATCACTACAAAACAGGCCAATCACAAGGAATGACGGACGCccagagtcaaacaacaagtcaaaaCTTCAAGCACTTGAACAAAATATCCAACGTCTCAAATCTTCTATCAAGAAGTCATGGAACATCATGAACAGTAGATAACAATAAGCTAAAGCAAGACTTCCCAATATGCTCTCAGCAGATATGTATTAAATTCTAACTGATTGAAACAACAGACAGGGGGTTTAGTCCTCATCCTCCACAACCTTGGTACCCAAACCTTTAAGACCTTCCTGGGGGACTTCAGCAACTGTGACCAGAGAGTACAGCTCCTCCTTAGCGTCCTCCTCGTCGTTCCTCTTGCGGGCAATCCTGACACGGACTCTCCTCGGGACACTCCTGATGCCGCTGCTCCAGATGTGCTTGTTGAGCTTCACGTCAATGCGGACATCgttggttcccatggccttctgtGCAAACTTCCTGATCTCCTTGATGGCATTTGGTGCCTTCTTCTTGAAGGTGCTGTTCAATAGAATGAAGCTACAATTAGTGACTGATACAAATAGAGGATTTTGTAAACCACAAAGAGAGCATGAGAAAGATAGATGGAACATTACAACACAAGCAATGTAAAAATGTAATATATAAAACacaaacaagacaaagctaatgTGGAGAAAATATAGTTCATCTGAATGTAGTGCCCAAATGGAACACATGACAGCATATGAAGGCAGCAAGTGTAACGATGAGCAGCATCTATGTACCGGGCATGTAACTGTATCAACCACAAGATTTAAAGACAGATACCTGACTATGACCGGGCATAATGGACTAGCTATAAGATAAAATGACAATCTAGTTTCAATGTAGAGCCCATATGTAACACATGACAGCATATGAAGGCAGCAAGTGCAACGATGAGCAACATCTATGTACCGGGCATGTAACTGTATCAACCACTAGATTTATAGACAGATACCTGACTATGACCGGGCATAATGGACTAGCTATAAGATAAAATGACAATCTAGTTTCAATGTAGAGCCCATATGTAACACATGACAGCATATGAAGGCAGCAAGTGCAACGATGAGCAACATCTATGTACCGGGCATGTAACTGTATCAACCACTAGATTTATAGACAGATACCTGACTATGACCAGGCATAATGGACAAGCTAAGATCAAATGACAAAATCTAGTTTCAATGTAGAGCCCAAATGGAACACGTGGTAGCATTTGATGGCAACACATGTAACGATGAGCAACATCTATTTACCGGGCATGTAACTGTATCAACCACAATTTTAAGACAGATACCTGACTATGACCGGACATAATAGGCAGATTATATAGTCAAATAGATAATAATGTGCAGTTTTAATGTAGCGCCCAAATGGAACACGTGAAAGCATATGGAGGCAACACATGTAACGATGAGCAACATCGATGTCCCGGACAAGTAACTGTATCAGCCACAATTTCAAGACAGATACCTGACTATGTCCGGGTACAACTGATCAATAAACTTAATAGATGAACAAACAGTTAGAGAGCAGAAACAACAAACAATATCATTCCGAAATATACAGCCCAAATGGAACACATAGTAGCACTGAGTGAAGCCATACGTGTAACGATGAGCAGACTTAAATCTCTCGAGCATGTAACTGTGCACAGCCACATGATTTAGAAGGCAGACACCTGACTATACCCGATTAACACCTAATCGAatggtacagatcgaagatccatatGAAAAAATGTGGGATCAGATACAAGAGCAGAATCCAAGAGATCGAGATACCGCTCGGTCATGCGATCCCCACTATCATCTAGCTGGAAGGATTTCGATCCATACAGGTGTAACAGCCATTCACGAGCCCACATAGTGCTCGCAGGCAGCAACCTTTCGCACCAGCAAATCCACTAGGCGAGCCCGTAAGCGCCATGGGGACACCCCGTGAAGCGCGGAGGTGGAATCTGACTAGCGGATCTACCGGGAGCGCGGAGCTCGGGAATTGAGGGGATGGGCGAGGAGGGAGGATTATACCATCCATGGAGGCGCTTGTGGAGGTTGACAGTGTACTCGCGGGTCACCACCTCGTCCTTGCGCGGGCcgggggcgcgcttcttctccgacATCGCCGACGGCCTCCTTTTGCCCTGCTCCTCTCTTGGCTTCGATGGAGGCTGCGGCGAGAGGAGATAAACCCTAGTGGGAAGGGCAGGTCGCAAGGGGTCGTGGCTTTATAGCGGTGGAAATTAGGGCTTGCTGGCTGACTGGGCCTCTCCGGGATGTTTCGTGACGGCCCGTTTAACTAGGCCCTTCGTCCATTTGTTatgtttttctctctctctttgtagGTGAATCTGTTATGAAATTGGAGTGTGTTTGGTTTTGGGCCCAAGCGAATTCCACCAAAAACTTTGTTGCTAGTAGTTTGATTAATGTTTGCCTCCACATAATTTagcgaattctggctggaaaaatgGAGTAACGTTGACCAAGGAGCATAATCACATCAGGGGAAAAAATCTAAGCAAAAGCAAAGATTTAGGTCATGGCCAAAAATGGGTACGACTGAATTGTTAATTATTTCGACACACTAGGTAAACTTTGTTCTCCCTAATAAACAAGATTTCGGAGGATAGCAttggcaatcaagaggaagcaaatCGTCCAATTTGCtattattcttatttatttattttttggagCAACCAGACTAAGAGCATCTCTCGCCGACCGCGCAAACCGGTTCATAATAATAGTTGATACTGTGGACGGGTGCCGATTTTCCATCCCGAACAGATCCTGTAAAATCACTCGTCCGCTATTTTTTGGGGGATCCTGCATAGTTCGGGACGAATCCGCTATATCTATC is drawn from Triticum dicoccoides isolate Atlit2015 ecotype Zavitan chromosome 6B, WEW_v2.0, whole genome shotgun sequence and contains these coding sequences:
- the LOC119322283 gene encoding 60S ribosomal protein L31, producing MSEKKRAPGPRKDEVVTREYTVNLHKRLHGCTFKKKAPNAIKEIRKFAQKAMGTNDVRIDVKLNKHIWSSGIRSVPRRVRVRIARKRNDEEDAKEELYSLVTVAEVPQEGLKGLGTKVVEDED